From a region of the Brevibacterium siliguriense genome:
- a CDS encoding ParB/RepB/Spo0J family partition protein: MTGPETSDSDVSATVSNAGSESESAQTDSTLSVVVDTSHAAATQESESARAAASVPSPEDDVRETHPGVYTSSGRNYDDSEQGDTAPVEDADGEIEMGTTNVVSSEAEDVESENQPASASAADDSYTASPESNVNETSSDSEKEPGEPESTEDAVDNEAGEYDGVESIPDTEFGEIDVDLIDANPRQPRTVFDEDLLAELVHSIREIGVLQPVVVRQKPSDRSRFELIMGERRLRATKDAGLPTIPAIIRYVEDTDLLRDALLENLHRAELNPLEEAAAYGQLLEDFGCTQEELSERIGRSRPQISNTLRLLRLPPLVQRRVAAGVISAGHARAILGLRDPEHMEVLAQRIVAEGLSVRASEEAVVLLNRGDSINVSRATTKVAPEFLAVAERLGDRLETKVNISVGKRKGKLSVEFANQEDLDRILGLLGVSNDEVI, from the coding sequence GTGACTGGCCCGGAAACCAGCGACAGTGATGTTTCGGCAACCGTGTCCAACGCAGGTTCAGAATCCGAATCAGCTCAGACGGATAGCACCCTGTCAGTCGTTGTGGACACCTCACACGCTGCTGCAACCCAGGAGTCGGAATCTGCACGGGCGGCTGCTTCGGTGCCGTCCCCCGAGGATGATGTTCGTGAGACTCACCCGGGCGTATACACGTCTTCTGGTCGCAACTATGACGACAGCGAGCAGGGCGACACGGCACCGGTGGAGGACGCTGATGGTGAGATCGAGATGGGTACTACTAATGTAGTCTCTTCTGAGGCGGAAGACGTTGAGTCCGAGAACCAGCCGGCGTCCGCATCTGCAGCGGATGACTCATATACGGCCTCTCCTGAATCCAACGTGAACGAGACTTCTTCTGACTCCGAAAAGGAGCCCGGAGAACCCGAGTCAACGGAGGACGCTGTAGACAACGAGGCCGGTGAATACGACGGAGTTGAATCGATCCCGGATACGGAGTTCGGTGAGATCGACGTCGATCTCATCGATGCGAACCCCAGACAGCCACGTACCGTCTTCGACGAAGATCTGTTGGCTGAGCTTGTGCACAGCATTCGTGAGATCGGTGTCCTTCAGCCTGTAGTCGTCAGACAGAAGCCGAGCGACCGCTCACGCTTCGAACTCATCATGGGTGAACGGCGCCTTCGAGCTACGAAGGATGCAGGCCTCCCAACGATTCCCGCAATCATCCGTTACGTCGAAGATACGGATCTCCTGCGGGACGCACTTCTGGAGAACCTGCATCGTGCAGAGCTCAACCCGCTCGAAGAGGCGGCAGCATACGGACAGCTGCTCGAGGACTTCGGATGCACCCAGGAGGAACTCTCCGAGCGTATCGGCCGTTCCCGCCCACAGATTTCCAATACCCTGCGTCTTCTGCGCTTGCCTCCTCTCGTGCAGCGTCGCGTCGCGGCCGGAGTCATTTCGGCCGGTCATGCCCGAGCTATCCTCGGTCTGCGGGATCCCGAACATATGGAAGTACTCGCGCAGCGGATCGTTGCTGAAGGACTGTCTGTCAGAGCTTCCGAAGAGGCAGTTGTGCTGCTCAATCGCGGAGATTCAATCAATGTTTCACGTGCAACGACGAAGGTAGCTCCAGAATTCCTGGCCGTAGCGGAACGCCTGGGTGATCGGCTCGAGACTAAGGTGAACATCTCCGTGGGTAAGCGCAAAGGCAAACTGAGTGTCGAGTTCGCCAATCAGGAGGACTTGGATCGCATCCTCGGTCTATTGGGAGTGTCAAACGACGAAGTCATTTGA
- a CDS encoding N-acetylmuramoyl-L-alanine amidase, which produces MTNTNLPRYTRGDISEMLPNIKAQMARLGLDVGETETPDFDRAFELGVRQFQQDRGILCDGVLGPETFSELEQARYQLGDRVLRFDPVKVLTGDDVVNLQTKLAGLGFYPGRIDAEYAALTETAVKELQMSLGTKVDGVTGPQTLRGLSAIDRNQDTGNLFALQERARVAASGTSLVGRTFVIEAATTVVDFQNLPMTEEQSAFERQITIDIASRLVGRLEAIGAGAILLEGDAVEVNRADTLGASAVITVTADVSKSKDANGIATFFFGHERQSDLNSPTGQKLAELIQGEVIARTGMLDCRTHARTWSSLKRLRTPKVHVVSGYLTNQNDLESLQDPQVREAIADGIAAALQRLYIFEEKDPQTGTLSLDAIKALN; this is translated from the coding sequence TTGACGAACACGAACTTACCGCGCTATACGCGCGGCGACATTTCCGAGATGCTGCCGAATATCAAAGCGCAGATGGCCCGTTTAGGTCTAGACGTCGGAGAAACAGAGACGCCAGACTTCGATCGAGCCTTCGAACTCGGAGTCAGGCAGTTCCAACAGGACCGCGGAATCCTCTGCGACGGTGTGTTGGGCCCTGAGACCTTTTCGGAGCTCGAGCAAGCTCGCTATCAGCTCGGCGACCGTGTGCTGCGATTCGACCCCGTTAAGGTGCTGACAGGGGATGACGTCGTCAACCTCCAGACCAAACTCGCGGGACTGGGCTTCTACCCGGGCCGCATCGACGCTGAATACGCGGCACTGACCGAAACAGCCGTCAAAGAGCTCCAGATGAGCCTCGGCACGAAAGTCGATGGAGTGACCGGTCCGCAGACGTTGCGAGGCCTCAGCGCAATCGACCGCAACCAGGACACCGGCAACCTCTTCGCTCTCCAGGAGCGCGCACGGGTAGCGGCTTCGGGCACTTCGCTCGTCGGTCGCACCTTCGTCATCGAAGCGGCAACTACAGTTGTAGACTTCCAGAATCTCCCGATGACCGAAGAGCAATCAGCTTTCGAGCGCCAGATCACTATCGATATAGCAAGTCGACTTGTTGGCAGGCTGGAGGCAATCGGAGCCGGAGCGATCCTCCTGGAAGGCGATGCGGTCGAGGTCAATCGAGCAGATACTCTTGGCGCATCAGCGGTCATCACTGTGACGGCCGACGTCAGCAAGTCCAAGGACGCCAACGGGATCGCTACCTTCTTCTTCGGACACGAGCGCCAATCCGATCTCAACTCTCCGACGGGGCAGAAGCTCGCCGAACTCATTCAAGGCGAGGTTATCGCGCGTACGGGTATGCTCGACTGCCGTACCCATGCTCGCACGTGGTCGTCACTCAAACGGCTGAGGACTCCGAAGGTTCATGTCGTCAGTGGTTACCTCACCAATCAAAATGACCTCGAGAGCCTCCAGGACCCCCAGGTCCGGGAAGCCATCGCAGATGGCATTGCCGCTGCTCTCCAACGCCTCTACATCTTTGAGGAAAAAGACCCTCAGACCGGAACACTCAGTCTGGACGCAATCAAAGCACTGAATTAG
- the trxA gene encoding thioredoxin, with amino-acid sequence MSTEVTDATFEENVLKSDKPVLVDFWAPWCGPCRMVSPIVDQIAEEHGDKLNVVKVNTDENLETASTYGITSIPALYVFKDGEVAKTIIGARPKPALEDELSDFI; translated from the coding sequence ATGTCGACAGAAGTCACTGACGCAACGTTCGAAGAGAACGTACTGAAGTCCGACAAGCCCGTGCTCGTCGATTTCTGGGCCCCTTGGTGCGGCCCCTGCCGTATGGTCAGCCCCATCGTTGACCAGATCGCTGAAGAGCATGGAGACAAGCTCAACGTGGTCAAGGTCAACACCGACGAGAACCTCGAGACCGCAAGCACCTACGGAATCACGTCGATTCCGGCTCTCTACGTGTTCAAGGACGGCGAGGTCGCCAAGACTATCATCGGCGCACGTCCGAAGCCGGCCCTCGAGGATGAGCTCTCCGACTTCATCTGA
- the trxB gene encoding thioredoxin-disulfide reductase → MTDTQLVIIGSGPAGYTAAVYAARANLAPVVIAGSVTAGGELMNTTDVENFPGFPAGVQGPELMESMREQAEKFGAEVIYDDVETLKLNPGAHQIETALGSRYTAKAVILATGSAYRELGLPNEKKLSGHGVSWCATCDGFFFRDQHIAVIGGGDSALEEATFLTRFASKVTLVHRRQELRASQAMQDRANADDKLEFLLDSEVAEVHGEDSLTGLTIRNTVTGETSELPVTGMFVAIGSDPRTSLFADQLEMRADGYLSVDGRTSKTSVEGVFAAGDVIDSVYRQAITAAGSGCSAALDAEHYLGDLEAASKPALAEAAAAEAPVAS, encoded by the coding sequence ATGACTGATACTCAACTGGTGATCATCGGATCGGGACCGGCAGGTTACACCGCGGCCGTCTATGCGGCCCGAGCGAACCTCGCACCAGTCGTCATCGCCGGCTCGGTGACCGCCGGCGGTGAACTGATGAACACCACCGATGTCGAGAACTTCCCCGGATTCCCTGCCGGCGTCCAGGGACCGGAGCTCATGGAGAGCATGCGCGAGCAGGCCGAGAAGTTCGGTGCCGAGGTCATCTACGACGATGTCGAGACTCTCAAGCTCAATCCGGGTGCTCACCAGATCGAGACCGCTCTGGGCTCGCGCTACACCGCAAAGGCCGTGATCCTCGCGACCGGTTCGGCATACCGCGAGCTCGGCCTGCCCAATGAGAAGAAGCTCTCCGGTCACGGAGTGAGCTGGTGCGCCACCTGTGACGGATTCTTCTTCCGCGATCAGCACATCGCTGTCATCGGCGGAGGCGACTCCGCACTGGAAGAGGCCACGTTCCTCACCCGCTTCGCGTCCAAGGTCACCCTGGTTCACCGTCGGCAGGAGCTGCGCGCTTCGCAGGCCATGCAGGATCGCGCGAACGCCGATGACAAGCTCGAGTTCCTTCTCGACTCCGAGGTCGCCGAGGTCCATGGTGAGGACTCTCTCACCGGCCTGACCATCCGCAACACGGTCACGGGGGAGACCTCCGAACTGCCTGTGACCGGCATGTTCGTGGCCATCGGATCCGACCCGCGTACGAGCCTGTTCGCCGATCAGCTCGAGATGCGTGCAGACGGGTACCTCAGTGTTGACGGCCGCACTTCGAAGACGTCTGTCGAAGGCGTCTTTGCGGCAGGCGATGTCATCGACTCCGTCTATCGCCAGGCGATCACTGCGGCTGGTTCGGGATGTTCGGCTGCGCTCGACGCCGAACACTACCTCGGTGATCTCGAGGCGGCGTCCAAGCCTGCCCTGGCCGAAGCTGCCGCAGCCGAAGCTCCCGTCGCTTCCTGA
- a CDS encoding protein kinase family protein, translating into MVTLIDIEPGMVVAGRYVVSTVDRQWLPEKPEVGAVCTGLDAILDEPVLILVADADDSNDVLEAARRVSILGDPRIAPTLDVGHSNGLDYIVIKRIAVTPFNQILPRSPLPVDAACALIGEVGSALVTSARRGLFHMFLRPSVVGLTSKGAVVIAGIGIDAALALDTGLVEQKDYTPTKASRRDALALVQLFYTALTGYWPGEESFDGIPPAEKENARIARAQTLNPDVPDKLDDFVSGIITGSDPGPGSVAEVLGYIDDWDPELLRYVNRAPVAENENLFDQSPRSFDEATSLPAPRSKTIGPGPEGSASASEDQVQAALVRIGITRPGTRGLAAGVVGHTTGRYADRMQMREASSFPIAKEQLDSAAQDWEEWQPEQTYSEYSEYAEHEYDENLTTPIMSRDDDSDPDTQALEIVPENDDEGDENDTRVIMDDEDEDDGSWFLGGMFETNEQQREHQRREYERERRIAKAKEDEARRRLAAFEASSAARQQEANAAAPPKEMRRLSPDSVDDRSAADDQNAVDETGAEATASSSSIRPAERKAGRPRQQHSDSTDAEQTASAKKRNKTAGAAGAAVAGAAAAGVAAGGAGGRAASGGAGRGSGGSGSDERDPSATRKPFLWLVLVLAVIAAIVLSIVIIGFNSGDEESTPVSESSAPSEQPTKKEEKKTPKADPPKIETVESLDPEGDGSEHDSETENVIPKTDGSWNTDRYNSASFGNLKSGVGLLFEFEDKTTISKVKVKSGNSGGKFEIRDGDDPEDAKVIGEGVFDADGGVTVEFDEEVETDKLILWITDLPQTDGGFKATISSVKFY; encoded by the coding sequence GTGGTCACCCTGATCGATATCGAACCCGGCATGGTGGTGGCCGGCCGTTATGTCGTATCGACCGTCGACCGCCAGTGGCTTCCCGAGAAGCCCGAGGTCGGAGCCGTCTGCACCGGACTCGATGCGATCCTCGATGAACCCGTGCTCATCCTCGTCGCCGATGCCGATGACTCCAACGACGTTCTCGAAGCCGCCCGTCGCGTATCGATCCTCGGTGACCCGCGCATCGCCCCGACGCTCGACGTCGGACATTCCAATGGGCTGGACTACATCGTCATCAAGCGCATCGCGGTGACGCCGTTCAATCAGATCCTGCCGCGGTCTCCGCTGCCCGTCGACGCCGCGTGCGCGCTCATCGGCGAGGTCGGATCAGCGCTCGTCACCTCGGCCAGGCGGGGACTGTTCCACATGTTCCTGCGGCCGAGTGTGGTCGGACTGACCTCGAAGGGTGCGGTGGTCATCGCAGGCATCGGCATCGATGCGGCACTGGCGCTGGACACCGGGCTCGTCGAGCAGAAGGACTACACGCCGACGAAGGCGTCACGGCGAGACGCCCTGGCTCTCGTCCAGCTCTTCTACACAGCTCTGACCGGGTACTGGCCCGGCGAGGAGTCGTTCGACGGCATTCCTCCTGCGGAGAAGGAGAACGCCCGGATCGCCCGGGCACAGACGCTCAACCCCGACGTCCCTGACAAACTCGATGATTTCGTCAGCGGAATCATCACGGGTTCGGATCCCGGACCGGGTTCGGTCGCCGAGGTCCTCGGCTACATCGATGACTGGGATCCCGAACTGCTGCGCTACGTCAATCGTGCTCCGGTGGCGGAGAACGAGAACCTGTTCGATCAGTCGCCGCGCAGCTTCGACGAAGCCACCAGCCTGCCCGCTCCACGGTCGAAGACCATCGGACCCGGTCCCGAAGGATCGGCCAGCGCCAGCGAAGATCAGGTGCAAGCCGCCCTGGTACGCATCGGCATCACCCGTCCGGGAACGCGGGGACTGGCGGCCGGAGTGGTCGGACACACCACGGGCCGGTATGCAGACCGGATGCAGATGCGCGAAGCTTCGAGCTTCCCGATCGCCAAGGAACAGCTCGACAGCGCCGCCCAGGACTGGGAGGAATGGCAGCCCGAGCAGACGTACTCCGAGTACTCGGAGTACGCAGAGCACGAATACGACGAGAACCTCACGACCCCGATCATGAGCCGGGATGACGATTCCGATCCCGATACTCAGGCACTCGAGATCGTCCCCGAGAACGACGACGAAGGTGACGAGAACGATACCCGCGTGATCATGGACGACGAGGATGAGGACGACGGTTCCTGGTTCCTCGGCGGTATGTTCGAAACCAACGAACAGCAGCGCGAACATCAGCGACGTGAGTACGAACGTGAACGTCGCATCGCGAAGGCCAAGGAGGACGAGGCGCGCAGGCGTCTTGCCGCTTTCGAGGCGAGTTCGGCAGCCCGTCAGCAGGAAGCCAATGCTGCCGCCCCGCCGAAGGAGATGCGTCGACTGTCTCCGGACTCCGTTGACGATCGCAGCGCAGCCGATGATCAGAACGCCGTTGACGAGACCGGCGCCGAAGCGACCGCGAGCTCCTCATCCATCCGTCCTGCCGAGCGCAAGGCCGGCAGACCACGCCAGCAGCACAGCGATTCGACCGATGCAGAACAGACTGCGTCTGCAAAGAAGCGAAACAAGACCGCCGGGGCAGCAGGGGCTGCCGTGGCCGGAGCAGCTGCGGCGGGAGTTGCAGCAGGCGGTGCCGGCGGCAGAGCTGCTTCCGGTGGTGCAGGAAGAGGTTCCGGAGGATCCGGTTCCGACGAGCGTGATCCCTCGGCCACTCGCAAGCCCTTCCTGTGGTTGGTCCTCGTCCTCGCGGTCATTGCCGCAATCGTGCTCAGCATCGTCATCATCGGATTCAATTCTGGAGACGAAGAGTCCACACCGGTCTCCGAATCCTCGGCGCCGAGTGAACAGCCGACGAAGAAGGAAGAGAAGAAGACTCCGAAGGCGGATCCGCCGAAGATCGAAACCGTCGAATCCCTCGATCCCGAGGGCGATGGTTCTGAACACGACAGTGAAACCGAGAACGTCATTCCCAAGACCGACGGGTCCTGGAATACCGACCGGTACAACTCCGCGAGCTTCGGCAATCTCAAATCGGGTGTCGGTCTGCTCTTCGAGTTCGAGGATAAGACCACCATCAGCAAGGTGAAGGTGAAGTCGGGGAACTCCGGAGGGAAGTTCGAAATCCGCGACGGAGACGACCCCGAGGACGCGAAGGTCATCGGCGAAGGCGTCTTCGATGCCGACGGAGGTGTCACGGTGGAGTTCGATGAGGAGGTCGAGACCGACAAGCTCATCCTCTGGATCACCGACCTGCCGCAGACCGATGGCGGCTTCAAGGCCACCATCAGCTCCGTGAAGTTCTACTGA
- the murJ gene encoding murein biosynthesis integral membrane protein MurJ, with protein sequence MSSFSSLARSSAIMTAGTMTSRVLGFVKASMLATAIGVTAVQADAFDIANKVPNTLYMLLAGGVVNAVLVPQIVRASKREDGGEDFTNRLLTLSFLILGLVTVVATLAAPLLVWLYSSGWNHEQLALATAFAYWCLPQLFFYGLYTLLGQVLNAKSSFGPYMWAPVLNNVVAIAGLAVFILIFGTNNASPHELDTWTPDKIALIAGTATLGVAAQALILIWPLRRIGFKYKPTFGFRGVGLGSAGKVAFWTFAAMLVGQIGFLIISRVASGASIPGDGNAANTAYTNAYLVFMLPHSLIAVSLATALFTSLAKNAADEDTEAVVGDFSMGVRMVGMINTFALAALVVLASPVAMIIAGPGREQAMAIGLVIITMVFGLIPFSANYLAQRVFYAYGDAKTPFLIQLPQIIFQSLAVLSASIFPKSVTVAIIGLVMSLGYLMAMIISFAVLKKRLGVIDLREILTSHLKFLLAAIIAGGAGFGLLYFLSDFSLDGRLSAFVTTAVVGTVMLLFFIGACYLLRVRELHSIIDVAAGKLRKTA encoded by the coding sequence GTGTCCAGCTTCTCATCCCTGGCCCGGTCCTCGGCCATCATGACCGCCGGCACCATGACTTCGCGTGTGCTCGGCTTCGTCAAAGCCTCGATGCTGGCCACCGCGATCGGCGTCACCGCGGTACAGGCCGATGCCTTCGACATTGCGAACAAGGTGCCGAACACGCTCTACATGCTGCTGGCAGGCGGTGTGGTCAATGCCGTGCTCGTTCCACAGATCGTGCGTGCCTCCAAACGGGAGGACGGCGGTGAGGACTTCACGAACCGCCTGCTGACCCTGTCGTTCCTCATCCTCGGTCTCGTCACCGTCGTCGCGACCCTGGCGGCACCGCTGCTCGTATGGCTCTACTCCTCGGGATGGAACCACGAACAGCTGGCCCTGGCGACGGCTTTCGCCTATTGGTGTCTGCCGCAGCTGTTCTTCTACGGCCTCTACACGCTGCTCGGCCAAGTGCTCAACGCGAAATCGTCGTTCGGTCCTTATATGTGGGCACCGGTGCTCAACAACGTCGTCGCGATCGCCGGACTCGCTGTCTTCATCCTCATCTTCGGCACGAACAATGCGTCTCCGCACGAGCTCGATACCTGGACCCCGGACAAGATCGCCCTCATCGCTGGGACAGCCACCCTCGGAGTTGCGGCTCAGGCGCTCATCCTCATCTGGCCGCTCAGGCGCATCGGGTTCAAGTACAAGCCGACCTTCGGGTTCCGCGGAGTCGGCCTCGGCTCCGCGGGCAAGGTCGCGTTCTGGACGTTCGCAGCGATGCTCGTCGGTCAGATCGGATTCCTCATCATCTCCCGTGTCGCCTCGGGGGCGTCGATCCCCGGCGACGGGAACGCCGCCAACACGGCATACACGAACGCCTACCTCGTCTTTATGCTCCCGCATTCGCTCATCGCGGTGTCCTTGGCCACGGCTCTATTCACCTCTCTGGCCAAGAATGCGGCCGATGAGGACACCGAGGCGGTCGTCGGAGACTTCTCGATGGGTGTGCGGATGGTCGGCATGATCAACACCTTCGCTCTCGCCGCCCTCGTCGTCCTCGCCTCTCCGGTGGCGATGATCATCGCCGGTCCTGGTCGTGAGCAGGCCATGGCCATCGGTCTGGTCATCATCACAATGGTCTTCGGTCTCATTCCCTTCAGCGCGAACTACCTCGCGCAGCGCGTGTTCTACGCCTACGGGGACGCGAAGACTCCATTCCTCATCCAGCTGCCGCAGATTATCTTCCAGTCTCTGGCGGTGCTCTCGGCATCGATCTTCCCGAAGTCGGTGACCGTGGCGATCATCGGACTGGTCATGAGCCTCGGATACCTCATGGCGATGATCATCTCGTTTGCGGTCCTGAAGAAGCGCCTCGGCGTCATCGACCTGCGTGAGATCCTCACTTCGCATCTGAAGTTCCTCCTGGCGGCGATCATCGCTGGAGGCGCCGGGTTCGGTCTGCTCTACTTCCTCTCGGACTTCTCTTTGGATGGACGCCTGTCGGCGTTCGTCACCACGGCCGTCGTCGGCACCGTGATGCTGCTGTTCTTCATCGGAGCTTGTTATTTGCTCAGAGTCAGAGAGTTGCATTCGATAATTGACGTAGCAGCTGGAAAACTAAGAAAAACAGCCTGA
- a CDS encoding DUF6049 family protein: MKPIPIRRLRFLTALLSTLLLLAGSVFAYPLMNAAPAVASTDANKNEVSITLDEVTPWIDDEGTLTVRGKISNATKKAVEKPDLSLQMSTRKLDSESRLTSWKQGQAQHRTVADLEHDGTEARKKAKKDKGADSGDSSGSTLDTSFDDTIDPGATAEFTFRVPADDLDLSKSSPVSSWGPRGLAVQLGDETGLRASAFGFTTWYPNPEFDQTKISMLAPVTLPGHSEGGLIPADRLDAAIAEGGSLDTIAKLLEHKELALAIDPRIIASFEAAIAEPPPADAPEETDEPDKGKGDETKSPPVGAPENQDADSSGAELEAAEDQRKRLDSWYQKFVEAAKKHTVVALPYGDPDLSALRGSKIDRLSTFAQKQREIVKDIFPDARTDIAWPVAGSATKNGLRALKKSGNSTAIISDTQQPSITGIHDDAHSQTTVTDDGESTIDTLVSDSKLTDMSAEAIAEDNPAGALSELVAESAVIQSEAPYRTRSLFVPLPRAAATANWEQTVEELSSAPWIAPTGVDEILDSGSESRGLLRTDSDAPHIRKRAVKSLAETRANQEDFNSVFTDRDSADIRLDRELLTCTSAAWTLGRNANICAGQAREQSEKLMDSLHLRKGSSVLLVTGEKTTIPVTIVNDSPAEATLRIRMKPNTPQLRAQETETVRVPAAETMRVDVPVEGLANADVPTTIEMVTADEVVLPEEESLMVRVRADWENIGTAVIGLGLAVVFVIGLIKTISRGRPKIPEQQLADAMARAETDENEKR; this comes from the coding sequence GTGAAACCCATTCCCATTCGCCGACTGCGATTCCTCACCGCCCTGCTGAGCACGCTCCTGCTGCTCGCAGGGTCGGTTTTCGCATACCCGCTGATGAACGCTGCCCCGGCCGTGGCCAGCACCGATGCGAACAAGAACGAAGTCTCGATCACCCTCGACGAGGTGACTCCGTGGATCGATGACGAAGGCACGCTGACCGTGCGAGGCAAGATCTCGAACGCGACGAAGAAGGCGGTCGAAAAGCCCGACCTGAGTCTGCAGATGTCGACCCGCAAGCTCGATTCCGAATCCCGCCTGACGTCCTGGAAGCAGGGACAAGCGCAGCACCGCACCGTCGCCGACCTCGAACATGATGGAACCGAGGCGAGAAAGAAGGCGAAGAAGGACAAGGGTGCTGATTCCGGTGACTCCTCCGGAAGCACCCTCGACACCTCGTTCGACGACACCATCGATCCCGGTGCCACCGCGGAGTTCACCTTCCGTGTGCCCGCCGACGACCTCGACCTGAGCAAGTCCTCACCTGTGAGTTCCTGGGGCCCGCGGGGCCTGGCGGTTCAGCTCGGCGACGAGACCGGTCTGCGGGCCTCTGCTTTCGGCTTCACCACGTGGTACCCGAACCCGGAATTCGATCAGACGAAGATCAGTATGCTCGCTCCCGTCACCCTGCCCGGCCATTCCGAGGGCGGACTCATCCCTGCCGACCGGCTCGATGCGGCCATCGCCGAAGGCGGTTCGCTCGACACGATCGCAAAGCTGCTGGAACACAAAGAGCTCGCGCTGGCGATCGACCCGCGCATCATCGCCTCCTTCGAAGCCGCGATCGCCGAACCGCCTCCCGCCGATGCACCGGAGGAGACCGACGAACCCGACAAGGGCAAAGGCGACGAGACCAAGTCACCGCCGGTCGGAGCACCCGAGAACCAAGACGCCGATTCCAGCGGCGCCGAGCTCGAAGCCGCAGAGGACCAGCGCAAGCGCCTCGACTCCTGGTATCAGAAGTTCGTGGAGGCGGCGAAGAAGCACACTGTCGTCGCCCTTCCCTATGGCGATCCCGACCTCAGTGCTCTGCGCGGGTCGAAGATCGACCGGCTGTCCACTTTCGCTCAGAAGCAGCGCGAGATCGTCAAAGACATCTTCCCCGATGCCCGCACGGACATCGCTTGGCCGGTGGCCGGAAGTGCGACGAAGAACGGACTGCGTGCTCTGAAGAAGTCCGGCAATTCAACAGCGATCATCAGCGACACTCAGCAGCCGTCGATCACCGGCATCCATGATGATGCGCATTCGCAGACGACGGTCACCGATGACGGGGAGTCGACGATCGACACCCTCGTCTCCGATTCGAAGCTCACGGATATGAGCGCCGAAGCAATCGCCGAGGACAACCCGGCCGGGGCGCTCTCCGAACTCGTCGCGGAGTCTGCGGTGATCCAATCCGAGGCCCCCTACCGCACCCGCAGCCTGTTCGTTCCGCTCCCGCGCGCGGCCGCCACGGCGAACTGGGAACAGACAGTTGAGGAACTGAGCTCGGCACCGTGGATCGCCCCCACCGGGGTCGACGAGATCCTCGACTCCGGCTCCGAGTCGCGCGGACTGCTGCGGACGGATTCCGACGCTCCGCACATCCGGAAGCGGGCCGTGAAATCCCTGGCCGAGACCCGGGCGAACCAAGAGGACTTCAACAGCGTCTTCACCGACCGTGACAGCGCCGATATCCGACTCGACCGCGAACTTCTCACCTGCACCTCGGCGGCGTGGACCCTGGGCAGGAACGCGAACATCTGCGCCGGACAGGCCCGCGAGCAGAGCGAGAAGCTCATGGACAGCCTCCACCTGCGCAAGGGCTCGTCCGTCCTCCTCGTCACCGGCGAGAAGACGACGATTCCCGTCACGATCGTCAATGATTCGCCCGCCGAGGCGACCTTGCGGATCCGGATGAAACCGAACACTCCGCAGCTGCGAGCGCAGGAGACGGAGACCGTACGCGTGCCCGCCGCGGAGACGATGCGCGTGGACGTGCCCGTCGAAGGCCTCGCCAACGCCGATGTGCCGACGACGATCGAGATGGTCACCGCCGACGAGGTGGTCCTGCCCGAGGAGGAATCACTCATGGTTCGAGTCCGCGCCGATTGGGAGAACATCGGCACCGCTGTGATCGGATTGGGCCTGGCAGTCGTATTCGTGATCGGCTTGATCAAGACCATTTCGCGTGGGCGACCGAAGATCCCCGAACAGCAGCTGGCCGATGCGATGGCCCGCGCCGAGACCGACGAGAACGAAAAGAGGTAG
- a CDS encoding NUDIX domain-containing protein, whose amino-acid sequence MTTPMPKPGPRTSRRTTVEEISAGGIVVDFSHPKLAVAVIARINRAGRIEWCLPKGHLEGTETPAEAARREVEEETGIAGQIICPLGTVDYWFTVTGIRIHKLVHHFLLRAQSGTLTVDNDPDQEAIDAAWVPFNDLRSRLSFANERRIVAAARPMVSRLEQ is encoded by the coding sequence ATGACCACACCGATGCCCAAGCCGGGACCCCGCACGTCCCGCCGCACCACAGTGGAGGAGATCTCCGCCGGTGGCATCGTCGTCGACTTCTCTCATCCGAAGTTGGCTGTGGCCGTCATCGCGCGCATCAATCGCGCCGGCCGGATCGAATGGTGCCTTCCCAAGGGACATCTCGAAGGAACGGAGACCCCCGCCGAGGCGGCCCGCCGTGAGGTCGAAGAGGAGACCGGGATCGCCGGGCAGATCATCTGTCCGCTGGGAACCGTCGACTACTGGTTCACCGTGACCGGAATCCGAATCCACAAACTCGTCCACCATTTCCTGCTGCGTGCACAGTCGGGGACTCTGACCGTGGATAATGATCCTGACCAAGAAGCGATCGATGCGGCGTGGGTGCCCTTCAACGACCTGCGCTCGCGACTCTCGTTCGCCAATGAGCGCCGAATCGTCGCCGCCGCCCGACCGATGGTGTCCCGACTGGAGCAGTGA